A window of the Bos indicus x Bos taurus breed Angus x Brahman F1 hybrid chromosome X, Bos_hybrid_MaternalHap_v2.0, whole genome shotgun sequence genome harbors these coding sequences:
- the LOC113888007 gene encoding E3 ubiquitin-protein ligase RLIM-like, producing MESSDSDDEEDRVSVRHRGQKDRLAREDDYFGFASDLSAEDYILMDNNLLGPLGESTEEELRQRLQLMKENLPQNSDENTDRRDASDNLSSDDSPLDWLTTFGQTENVTSEQKENQSWREESQISANSDELRFSLEINLDLDDENSNPENECVASAKLSRREDTEDSQRQVENPQSESLLTRPSTSEQDATETLMEVPPTRSQRRAKSMSPVYRRTRARNDSWSPPHSLWEIFQRINEDTPSQTFKQPLISENDNFSRTGHEETLRQQMPGHELQNRGLIETSETSNAVHGECYSDTTCSTESWEVRETNPTTPFNLEVGPVHCQACSQRDSRISRTQLTSDSPNNTTTSESEQEELKPMFSHSDEANESAYVNTIRNPIHRILNTSLSDTTSVPTQSTLWQTMTGFSNSSNLMDSGRNLEHSVSPPSENMKRTESPNERHGPSGSSSRPTSASNARYDPDSSFTLISGSIPNYISSYHTSPLSSSSSSDEDSEISSLMFEDSEERRLSAGLSETRQEGRQMSPIIFDDSDSWPSLHLDQFFLLNEGDPYEPTGLTKAQIDNLALRYFGENEAFKACSICITEYTTGNTLRILPCSHEYHDHCIDHWLSKHTTCPICRGPVMDPSEADNSM from the exons ATGGAAAGCTCAGATTCTGACGATGAAGAAGACAGAGTTTCGGTCCGACACAGAGGTCAGAAGGACCGATTGGCTCGAGAAGATGATTACTTCGGATTCGCAAGTGATCTGAGTGCAGAAGATTACATACTTATGGACAACAATTTGCTCGGCCCCCTAGGTGAAAGTACCGAAGAAGAGTTGCGGCAGAGGCTtcaattaatgaaagaaaacctaCCACAAAACTCAGATGAAAATACAG ataGAAGAGATGCTTCAGATAATCTGTCTAGTGATGATTCTCCACTAGACTGGCTTACCACTTTCGGACAAACTGAAAATGTGACaagtgaacaaaaagaaaatcagtcttggaGAGAAGAGAGCCAAATTAGTGCTAACAGTGATGAGCTCAGATTCAGCTTAGAAATAAATCTTGACCTTGATGACGAAAACTCAAATCCAGAGAATGAATGTGTAGCATCTGCAAAACTTTCCAGAAGAGAAGATACGGAAGACAGCCAAAGGCAAGTGGAAAATCCACAATCTGAGTCACTACTTACAAGACCATCTACATCAGAACAAGATGCAACGGAAACATTAATGGAAGTCCCACCGACAAGAAGTCAGAGAAGGGCAAAAAGTATGAGCCCAGTCTATCGGAGAACCAGAGCAAGGAATGACAGTTGGTCACCTCCACATTCACTGTGggaaatttttcaaagaattaatgAAGATACACCATCTCAGACTTTTAAACAACCTCTCATAAGTGAGAATGATAACTTTTCTAGAACTGGGCATGAAGAAACATTGAGACAGCAAATGCCTGGACATGAGTTGCAAAATAGGGGTCTTATTGAAACTTCTGAAACTAGTAATGCTGTTCATGGAGAATGTTATTCAGACACAACGTGCAGTACTGAATCTTGGGAAGTGAGGGAAACAAATCCAACCACACCTTTCAATCTTGAAGTAGGACCAGTTCATTGTCAAGCATGTTCTCAGAGAGACAGCAGAATTAGTAGAACTCAGTTAACATCTGACTCACCAAACAACACTACCACTTCAGAAAGTGAGCAAGAAGAACTGAAGCCAATGTTTTCACATTCTGATGAGGCCAATGAGAGTGCTTATGTCAATACCATCAGAAATCCCATTCATAGAATTTTAAATACTAGTTTAAGTGATACAACATCTGTTCCAACTCAGAGTACATTATGGCAGACAATGACAGGATTTAGTAACTCAAGTAATCTTATGGACAGTGGCAGGAATTTAGAGCATAGTGTCTCACCTCCAAGTGAAAACATGAAAAGAACAGAGTCACCAAATGAAAGACATGGACCTAGTGGTAGTAGTAGTagacctacttctgcttcaaatGCTAGATATGATCCTGATTCAAGTTTCACACTGatttcaggttcaatccccaatTATATATCTAGCTACCATACTAGTCCTCTGTCCAGTTCTAGCTCAAGTGATGAAGATTCAGAAATTAGCTCACTGATGTTTGAAGACAGTGAAGAAAGAAGGTTATCAGCAGGCTTATCAGAGACCAGGCAAGAAGGTAGACAAATGTCCCCAATAATATTTGATGATAGTGACTCTTGGCCCTCCCTTCATCTTGATCAGTTTTTCCTACTAAATGAAGGTGACCCATACGAACCAACAGGACTTACCAAAGCACAGATTGACAACTTGGCTTTAAGATATTTTGGAGAGAATGAGGCATTTAAAGCCTGTAGCATTTGTATCACAGAGTACACCACAGGCAACACACTACGCATCCTACCTTGCTCTCATGAGTATCATGATCACTGCATTGATCACTGGCTGTCTAAGCACACAACCTGTCCTATTTGTCGTGGGCCAGTAATGGATCCCTCTGAGGCAGATAATTCTATGTGA